The Rhinolophus ferrumequinum isolate MPI-CBG mRhiFer1 chromosome 4, mRhiFer1_v1.p, whole genome shotgun sequence genome has a window encoding:
- the LOC117021696 gene encoding heterogeneous nuclear ribonucleoprotein K-like has protein sequence MMFDDRRGRPVGFPMRGRGGFDRMPPGRGGHPMPPSRRDYNDMSPRRGPPPPPPGRGGRGGSRARNLPLPPPPPPRGGDLMAYDRRGRPGDRYDGMVGFSDDETWDSAIDTWSPSEWQMAYEPQGGSGYDYSYAGGRGSYGDLGGPIITTQVTIPKDLAGSIIGKGGQRIKQIRHESGASIKIDEPLEGSEDRIITITGTQDQIQNAQYLLQNSVKQYSGKFF, from the coding sequence ATGATGTTTGATGACCGCCGTGGGCGTCCCGTGGGATTTCCTATGCGGGGAAGAGGTGGTTTTGACAGAATGCCTCCTGGTCGGGGTGGGCATCCCATGCCTCCATCTAGAAGAGATTATAACGACATGAGCCCTCGGCGAGgacctcctccccctcctcctggaCGAGGTGGCCGGGGAGGTAGCAGGGCTCGCAACCTTCCTCTTCCTCCGCCACCACCTCCTAGAGGAGGAGATCTAATGGCCTATGACAGAAGAGGAAGACCTGGAGATCGTTATGATGGCATGGTTGGTTTCAGTGACGATGAAACTTGGGACTCTGCAATAGATACATGGAGCCCTTCAGAATGGCAGATGGCTTATGAACCACAGGGTGGCTCCGGATATGATTATTCCTATGCAGGGGGTCGTGGCTCATATGGTGATCTTGGTGGACCTATTATTACTACACAAGTAACTATTCCCAAAGATTTGGCTGGATCTATTATTGGAAAAGGTGGTCAACGGATTAAACAAATTCGTCATGAGTCAGGAGCTTCGATCAAAATTGATGAGCCTTTAGAAGGATCCGAAGATCGGATCATTACCATTACAGGAACACAGGACCAGATACAGAATGCACAGTATTTGCTGCAGAACAGTGTGAAGCAGTATTCTGGAAAGTTTTTCTAA